A single genomic interval of Sphingobium sp. EM0848 harbors:
- a CDS encoding LysR substrate-binding domain-containing protein, whose translation MQRVQVRITLRQLAVFEAVAREGSIVRASEELGLSPSAASMSLKELETHLGISLFTRGRRRMTLSDRGRTMLEMARAVLVQVADMEALSMPEELRGRLRIGAAAPVGNYVLPRLCADFMRRHPQVRIDLKILPSQDVLEGVRKMALDIGFVGAPVNSSYLDARPWLRDALVICVAPGSPLAQLGTVHLADLAQEGWVLEKTLSSERISFTVEALKYINSLNILLETDSVEAVKRAVAYGAGLACLSRLSVEDEIGRGELVALDVPELRFTRVFSLVSRHDTQQSHAFQAFQTFALEAAEKGDPDTLEEKYPPCR comes from the coding sequence TTGCAAAGGGTTCAGGTGCGGATCACGCTTCGTCAGCTTGCCGTGTTCGAAGCGGTTGCACGGGAAGGCAGCATTGTCAGGGCGTCCGAGGAATTGGGACTGAGCCCCTCGGCGGCGAGCATGTCGCTGAAGGAACTGGAAACCCATCTGGGGATCAGCCTGTTCACGCGAGGGCGGCGGCGGATGACCCTATCGGACCGTGGGCGGACGATGCTCGAAATGGCGCGAGCGGTTCTGGTGCAGGTCGCCGATATGGAGGCACTGTCCATGCCGGAGGAACTGCGCGGACGGCTGCGCATCGGTGCCGCGGCGCCAGTGGGCAATTATGTATTGCCGCGCCTCTGCGCCGATTTCATGCGCCGCCATCCACAGGTGCGGATCGACCTCAAGATTCTGCCGTCGCAGGATGTGTTGGAGGGCGTGAGGAAAATGGCACTCGACATCGGTTTCGTCGGGGCGCCGGTCAATTCCAGCTATCTGGATGCCCGTCCGTGGCTGCGCGACGCGCTGGTTATCTGCGTTGCGCCGGGCAGCCCGCTGGCGCAACTCGGCACCGTGCATCTCGCCGATCTGGCGCAGGAGGGCTGGGTGCTGGAAAAGACGCTGTCGAGCGAGCGCATCTCTTTCACCGTCGAAGCGCTCAAATATATCAACTCGCTCAATATCTTGCTGGAAACCGACAGTGTGGAGGCGGTGAAACGAGCGGTCGCGTATGGCGCTGGCCTTGCCTGCCTGTCGCGGCTTTCGGTCGAGGATGAAATCGGGCGTGGCGAGCTTGTGGCTCTTGACGTGCCGGAATTGCGCTTCACCCGCGTTTTCAGCCTGGTCAGCCGTCACGACACGCAACAGAGCCATGCCTTTCAGGCTTTCCAGACCTTTGCGCTGGAGGCGGCCGAGAAGGGTGATCCGGACACGCTCGAAGAAAAATATCCTCCTTGTCGATGA
- a CDS encoding helix-turn-helix transcriptional regulator, with protein sequence MFEQPLWNGFLEKLRARTGAIYVTLIFRTIDEDTVIELYAGVTPPAHFRTLFLEKYARDPLAYRHMREGRVYSLEELIDPNDPVHRSFHEELMLPQGMTNMRSVRVTEPSGVDAWLGCVGGREIGTAVGSLLTALVPHLRIALRSFVAFERERFRSSVTSEAFGRLNFGWLTLDARCRIIDMTPHVEQLFQRNTVLRRGRYDRLTPASPALDRELTALVKRYAEDGDSRPKAINLSRDPWMDMLIAPIHSQSVSSSSKPVAIAYLSGDRWSQADRCEQLTDLFGLLPSEARLAWAIAGGLSIQEAARELGITVETARNYSKKVYSKTGSRGQAELVRNILTSVLAIA encoded by the coding sequence ATGTTCGAGCAACCCCTGTGGAACGGGTTTCTCGAAAAATTGCGTGCGCGCACGGGGGCGATCTATGTGACGCTGATTTTCCGCACCATCGACGAGGATACGGTCATCGAACTCTATGCGGGCGTGACCCCGCCCGCGCATTTTCGGACCCTGTTCCTCGAAAAATATGCCCGGGACCCGCTGGCCTATCGCCACATGCGCGAGGGGCGCGTCTATTCGCTGGAGGAACTGATCGATCCCAATGATCCGGTTCATCGATCCTTCCACGAAGAGCTGATGCTGCCGCAGGGCATGACGAACATGCGTTCCGTTCGGGTGACCGAGCCAAGCGGCGTCGACGCCTGGCTTGGCTGCGTGGGCGGGCGGGAGATCGGCACCGCGGTCGGTTCCCTGCTGACCGCGCTGGTTCCGCACCTGCGAATCGCGCTACGCAGCTTCGTGGCCTTCGAACGGGAACGGTTTCGTTCATCGGTGACATCGGAGGCGTTCGGGCGGTTGAATTTCGGCTGGCTGACGCTGGACGCCCGCTGCCGGATCATCGACATGACCCCTCATGTCGAACAGCTTTTCCAGCGGAACACGGTACTCAGGCGCGGACGTTACGACCGGCTGACGCCTGCTTCACCGGCGTTGGATCGCGAACTGACGGCACTGGTGAAGCGCTATGCCGAGGATGGAGACAGCCGCCCCAAAGCAATCAACCTCAGCCGCGATCCGTGGATGGACATGCTGATCGCGCCCATTCACAGCCAATCGGTCTCATCCAGTTCCAAGCCGGTGGCCATCGCCTATCTGAGCGGCGATCGCTGGTCACAGGCCGACCGCTGCGAACAGTTGACGGACCTGTTCGGCCTGCTGCCCAGCGAAGCTCGGCTGGCATGGGCGATTGCCGGCGGACTCTCGATCCAGGAAGCAGCGCGGGAGTTGGGCATTACGGTGGAAACCGCGCGCAATTATTCCAAGAAGGTCTATTCCAAAACCGGCTCGCGGGGGCAGGCGGAACTGGTCCGCAATATTCTGACCAGCGTGCTGGCTATTGCGTAA
- the cysD gene encoding sulfate adenylyltransferase subunit CysD produces MIDSKRLTHLERLEAESIHILREVVAEAEKPVMLYSVGKDSAVMLHLARKAFYPSPPPFPLLHVDTTWKFKAMYELRDRMARESGMELLVYHNPEAQERGINPFDHGALHTDMWKTEGLKQALNLYGFDAAFGGARRDEEKSRAKERIFSFRTASHGWDPKNQRPELWNLYNARKNKGESIRVFPISNWTELDIWQYIHLNDVPIVPLYFAEERPTVERDGMLLMVDDERFPLKEGETPVMRSIRFRTLGCYPLTGAVESKAKTLPEVIQETLLTTTSERQGRAIDKDAGGAGMEKKKQEGYF; encoded by the coding sequence ATGATCGATTCGAAAAGGCTGACGCATTTGGAGCGTCTGGAGGCGGAGAGCATCCATATATTGCGGGAGGTAGTGGCGGAGGCTGAGAAGCCTGTGATGCTGTATTCCGTGGGCAAGGACAGCGCGGTGATGCTGCATCTGGCGCGCAAGGCGTTTTATCCCTCGCCCCCGCCTTTCCCCCTGCTGCACGTCGACACGACCTGGAAGTTCAAGGCGATGTACGAGCTGCGCGACCGCATGGCGCGCGAGAGCGGCATGGAACTTCTGGTCTATCACAACCCCGAAGCGCAGGAACGCGGCATCAACCCGTTCGACCACGGCGCGCTGCACACCGACATGTGGAAGACCGAAGGCTTGAAGCAGGCGCTCAACCTCTACGGCTTCGACGCAGCCTTTGGCGGCGCGCGCCGCGACGAGGAAAAGAGCCGGGCGAAGGAGCGCATCTTCTCCTTCCGCACCGCCTCGCACGGCTGGGACCCCAAGAACCAGCGGCCGGAACTGTGGAACCTCTACAACGCCCGCAAGAACAAGGGCGAGAGCATCCGCGTCTTCCCGATCAGCAACTGGACCGAGCTGGATATCTGGCAATATATCCACCTGAACGACGTGCCGATCGTGCCGCTCTATTTTGCCGAGGAACGCCCGACCGTGGAGCGCGACGGCATGTTGCTGATGGTCGATGATGAACGCTTCCCGCTGAAGGAAGGCGAGACGCCGGTGATGCGCTCGATCCGCTTCCGCACGCTGGGCTGCTATCCGCTGACCGGCGCGGTCGAGAGCAAGGCCAAGACGCTGCCCGAAGTCATTCAGGAAACGCTGCTCACCACCACATCGGAACGGCAGGGCCGCGCCATCGACAAGGACGCCGGCGGCGCCGGCATGGAAAAGAAGAAGCAGGAGGGGTATTTCTAA
- the cysN gene encoding sulfate adenylyltransferase subunit CysN, which yields MSDADVIYKTDALIAEDIDQYLETHQHKTMLRFITCGSVDDGKSTLIGRLLYDSKMIFEDQLAALEADSKRVGTQGQDIDFALLVDGLAAEREQGITIDVAYRFFNTEKRKFIVADTPGHEQYTRNMVTGASTADLAVILIDARKGVLTQTRRHSYLAHLIGIKNIVLAINKMDLVDYDQAVYDGIVKDYTEFANSIGIKAFTAMPISGFKGDNITGPSENTPWYKGPALIEHLETVEVDQVSDQEKPFRMAVQWVNRPNLDFRGFSGQIATGTVRKGAAIRVLPSGKTSTVSRIVTLDGDLDVAVAGQSVTLCFADEVDCSRGDVIAASDNPPQAADQFEATIVWMADEEMLPGRPYWLKIGTQTVTATVQHPKYQVNVNTMEHLAAKTLELNAIGVANLSTDKQIVFEPYEANRTLGGFILIDKITNATVAAGMLHFSLRRAQNVHWQATDVSRDFHANLKNQKPAVLWFTGLSGAGKSTIANLVEKKLARMNRHTFLLDGDNVRHGLNKDLGFTDADRVENIRRVGEVAKLMTDAGLIVITAFISPFRAERDMVRQMMQPGEFIEVHIDTPLAEAEARDVKGLYKKARSGELKNFTGIDSPYEAPEDPEIRIDTTGMSAEEAADAIVARIIP from the coding sequence ATGTCGGACGCGGATGTCATCTATAAGACCGACGCCCTCATCGCCGAGGACATCGACCAGTATCTCGAAACGCACCAGCACAAGACGATGCTGCGCTTCATCACCTGCGGCTCGGTGGACGATGGCAAGTCGACGCTGATCGGCCGCCTGCTCTACGACAGCAAGATGATCTTCGAGGATCAGCTGGCTGCGCTGGAAGCCGACAGCAAGCGCGTCGGCACGCAGGGGCAGGACATCGACTTCGCCCTCCTCGTCGACGGCCTCGCCGCCGAGCGTGAGCAGGGCATCACCATCGATGTCGCCTATCGCTTCTTCAACACTGAAAAGCGCAAGTTCATCGTCGCCGACACGCCCGGCCATGAACAATATACGCGCAACATGGTGACCGGCGCGTCCACCGCCGACCTTGCCGTCATCCTGATCGACGCGCGCAAGGGCGTGCTGACGCAGACCCGCCGCCACAGCTATCTGGCGCACCTCATCGGCATCAAGAACATCGTCCTCGCCATCAACAAGATGGACCTGGTCGATTATGATCAGGCGGTCTATGACGGTATCGTCAAGGACTATACCGAGTTCGCCAACTCGATCGGCATCAAGGCCTTCACGGCCATGCCCATTTCCGGCTTCAAGGGCGACAATATCACCGGTCCGTCGGAGAATACGCCCTGGTACAAGGGTCCGGCGCTGATCGAGCATCTGGAGACGGTCGAGGTCGATCAGGTCTCCGATCAGGAAAAGCCCTTCCGCATGGCGGTCCAGTGGGTCAATCGCCCCAATCTCGACTTCCGTGGCTTTAGTGGCCAGATCGCGACCGGCACGGTGCGCAAGGGCGCCGCCATCCGCGTCCTCCCCTCGGGCAAGACCAGCACGGTCAGCCGCATCGTCACGCTGGACGGCGATCTCGATGTGGCCGTCGCGGGTCAGTCGGTGACGCTCTGCTTTGCCGATGAGGTCGACTGCTCGCGCGGCGACGTGATCGCGGCGTCGGACAATCCGCCGCAGGCCGCCGACCAGTTCGAAGCCACCATCGTCTGGATGGCGGACGAGGAGATGCTGCCCGGCCGCCCCTATTGGCTCAAGATCGGCACGCAGACCGTCACCGCGACGGTCCAGCACCCCAAATATCAGGTCAATGTCAACACGATGGAGCATCTGGCGGCCAAGACGCTGGAGCTCAATGCCATCGGCGTCGCCAACCTGTCGACCGACAAGCAGATCGTGTTCGAACCCTATGAGGCGAACCGGACGCTGGGTGGCTTCATCCTGATCGACAAGATCACCAACGCCACGGTGGCGGCGGGGATGCTGCACTTCTCGCTCCGGCGGGCGCAGAATGTCCACTGGCAGGCGACCGACGTCAGCCGCGACTTCCACGCCAATCTCAAAAACCAGAAGCCGGCCGTGCTGTGGTTCACGGGACTGTCGGGCGCGGGCAAGTCGACCATCGCCAACCTTGTCGAGAAGAAGCTGGCGCGGATGAACCGCCACACCTTCCTGCTCGACGGCGACAATGTGCGTCATGGGCTGAACAAGGATCTGGGCTTCACCGATGCCGACCGGGTGGAGAATATCCGCCGCGTGGGCGAGGTGGCCAAGCTGATGACCGATGCGGGGCTGATCGTGATCACCGCCTTCATCTCGCCCTTCCGGGCCGAGCGGGACATGGTGCGGCAGATGATGCAGCCGGGCGAGTTCATCGAGGTGCATATCGACACCCCGCTGGCCGAGGCCGAGGCCCGCGACGTCAAGGGCCTCTACAAAAAGGCGCGGTCCGGGGAGCTGAAGAACTTCACCGGCATCGACAGCCCCTATGAGGCGCCGGAGGACCCGGAAATCCGCATCGACACCACCGGCATGAGCGCCGAGGAAGCGGCCGATGCCATCGTCGCGAGGATCATCCCATGA
- a CDS encoding 3'(2'),5'-bisphosphate nucleotidase CysQ codes for MTDADLAAHLAEIAGRILIDVRESGLFSAKALGKAGDQTANQFLCHALREVRGEDGLLSEEEKDNADRLAMSRVWIVDPVDGTREYGEERSDWAVHVGLAIDGQPSIGAVALPGLDGGTVLRSDKPRDLPPAPDKLRMVISRTRPAAEAVAVAERLGAELVPMGSAGAKAMAVILGQADIYLHSGGQYEWDSMAPVAVAQAHGLHCSRIDGSPLVYNQSNVYLPDLLICRKEHAEKVLALIAEVSEAA; via the coding sequence ATGACCGACGCCGATCTCGCCGCCCATCTGGCGGAGATTGCCGGGCGCATCCTCATCGATGTGCGGGAAAGCGGCCTGTTCAGCGCCAAGGCGCTGGGCAAGGCCGGGGACCAGACCGCCAACCAGTTCCTGTGTCATGCCCTGCGCGAAGTGCGGGGCGAGGACGGGCTGCTCTCCGAGGAGGAAAAGGACAATGCCGACCGGCTCGCCATGAGCCGGGTGTGGATTGTCGATCCGGTCGACGGCACCCGCGAATATGGTGAGGAACGGAGCGACTGGGCGGTGCATGTGGGGCTGGCGATCGACGGCCAGCCCAGCATCGGCGCGGTCGCCCTCCCCGGTCTGGATGGCGGCACGGTGCTGCGCTCTGACAAGCCCCGCGACCTGCCTCCTGCCCCGGACAAGCTGCGCATGGTGATCAGCCGCACCCGGCCTGCTGCCGAGGCGGTCGCGGTGGCGGAACGGCTGGGCGCCGAACTGGTCCCCATGGGTTCGGCAGGTGCCAAGGCAATGGCGGTGATCCTGGGTCAGGCCGACATCTACCTGCACTCGGGCGGCCAATATGAATGGGACAGCATGGCCCCGGTCGCGGTCGCGCAGGCCCATGGCCTCCATTGCTCGCGCATCGACGGCTCGCCGCTCGTCTACAACCAGAGCAACGTCTACCTCCCCGACCTCCTCATCTGCCGAAAGGAACATGCGGAAAAGGTGCTGGCACTTATCGCAGAGGTTTCGGAGGCAGCCTGA
- a CDS encoding class I SAM-dependent methyltransferase, giving the protein MAASFEKLLIANRKPVLSGLAVREFFRNPLAVGSAFPASRHLVESMIAPIDWSGMARVIEYGPGTGIFTRALLARLPEHAQLLAIDTSAAFVSDLRKRMHDRRLIAVRGSAYNVLNIMADQGMDRADCILSGLPFSTMPPGRAERLMDRSCRALAPDGRFLAYQMRRAVGPLLARRFTRVATGFEWRNIPPCHLYWAGEPR; this is encoded by the coding sequence ATGGCAGCATCGTTCGAGAAGCTGTTGATTGCAAACCGCAAGCCGGTGCTTTCCGGCCTTGCTGTCCGCGAATTTTTCAGAAATCCGCTGGCAGTTGGTTCGGCCTTTCCGGCTTCACGTCATCTGGTGGAAAGCATGATCGCGCCCATCGACTGGAGCGGCATGGCCCGTGTCATCGAATATGGACCGGGAACGGGCATTTTCACCCGTGCCCTGTTGGCCCGATTGCCCGAACATGCGCAATTGCTGGCGATCGATACCAGTGCAGCCTTCGTCAGTGACCTGCGCAAACGGATGCATGACCGCCGCCTCATCGCTGTCAGAGGATCGGCATATAATGTGCTGAACATCATGGCGGATCAGGGAATGGACCGGGCCGACTGCATCCTGTCCGGCTTACCCTTTTCCACCATGCCTCCGGGCCGCGCCGAGCGCCTGATGGACAGGAGTTGCCGCGCACTGGCGCCCGATGGCCGGTTTCTGGCCTATCAGATGCGCAGGGCGGTAGGACCGCTTCTCGCCCGTCGCTTCACCAGAGTGGCGACGGGCTTCGAATGGCGGAATATTCCGCCCTGCCATCTCTATTGGGCCGGAGAACCCCGTTAA
- the benD gene encoding benzoate diol dehydrogenase BenD yields the protein MIFAGRFAGKAMVVTGAAQGIGRLVALRAAAEGARVLLVDRADFVGDVAAEAEGEAHGFSADLETHEGAVAAMSAAAERFGGIDILINNVGGAIRMRPYVAFEPAQIEAEVRRSLFPTLWCCHAVLPHMLARGGGTIVNVSSNATRGINRVPYSASKGGVNAITQSLAMEYAQAGIRVVATAPGGTAAPERRVPRNPDGNSAQEDIWMSDVINQVTESSFMKRYGTLEEQTAPILFLASDEASYITGSVLPVAGGDLG from the coding sequence ATGATCTTCGCAGGACGCTTTGCGGGCAAGGCCATGGTCGTAACCGGCGCTGCGCAGGGGATCGGCCGGCTGGTCGCCCTGCGCGCCGCTGCCGAGGGCGCCAGGGTGCTACTGGTCGACCGCGCCGATTTCGTCGGTGATGTCGCGGCGGAGGCGGAAGGAGAGGCCCATGGCTTTTCCGCCGATCTGGAAACCCATGAAGGCGCGGTCGCGGCCATGTCGGCGGCGGCGGAGCGTTTCGGCGGCATCGACATCCTCATCAACAATGTCGGCGGCGCGATCCGTATGCGGCCCTATGTCGCGTTCGAACCCGCCCAGATCGAGGCGGAGGTGCGCCGGTCGCTCTTCCCAACGCTATGGTGCTGCCATGCGGTGCTGCCGCACATGCTGGCGCGGGGCGGGGGCACGATCGTCAACGTCTCCTCCAACGCCACGCGCGGGATCAATCGCGTGCCCTATTCGGCGTCCAAGGGCGGGGTGAACGCCATCACCCAGAGCCTGGCCATGGAGTATGCGCAGGCCGGCATCCGTGTCGTCGCCACCGCGCCCGGCGGTACTGCTGCGCCTGAACGCCGCGTGCCGCGCAACCCGGACGGCAACAGCGCGCAGGAAGATATCTGGATGAGCGACGTGATCAATCAGGTCACGGAGTCATCCTTCATGAAGCGCTATGGCACGCTGGAGGAGCAGACAGCGCCGATCCTGTTCCTGGCATCGGACGAAGCCAGCTATATCACCGGCAGCGTCCTGCCCGTGGCGGGTGGCGATCTGGGCTGA
- the benC gene encoding benzoate 1,2-dioxygenase electron transfer component BenC codes for MAFRIALNFEDGATRIIDCNDGEKVLNAAYRNKINLPMDCSDGVCGTCKCRCEQGSYDQGDEYIEDALSEDEAAEGMVLTCQMVPSSDCVIQVPVPSSACKLKPAGHEAAVASVELMSDSTIILTLDLDTPEALAFLPGQYVNLTVPGTSESRAYSFSSKPGAEQASFLIRNVPGGLMSGWLSDQAKGGDRMRFAGPNGSFFLRQVERPLVMLAGGTGLAPLLSMLEILADRGTDQPIHLIYGVTHDGDLVEVDRINALAARLPTMTWASCVADEASAHPLKGYVTHHLSDDHLNAGDCDVYLCGPPPMVEAVRLFLKDKGVEPAHFYYEKFAASEPVPA; via the coding sequence ATGGCTTTTCGCATTGCCCTCAATTTTGAAGACGGCGCCACCCGCATCATCGACTGCAATGATGGCGAGAAGGTGCTGAACGCGGCCTATCGCAACAAGATCAATCTGCCAATGGATTGTTCCGACGGCGTGTGCGGCACCTGCAAATGCCGTTGCGAGCAGGGCAGCTACGATCAGGGCGACGAATATATCGAGGACGCGCTGAGCGAGGATGAAGCGGCGGAGGGCATGGTCCTCACCTGCCAGATGGTGCCTTCGTCGGATTGCGTCATTCAGGTGCCGGTGCCATCGAGCGCCTGCAAGCTGAAGCCCGCCGGGCATGAAGCCGCCGTGGCATCGGTCGAACTGATGTCCGATAGCACGATCATCCTGACGCTGGATCTGGACACTCCGGAAGCGCTGGCCTTCCTGCCCGGCCAATATGTTAACCTGACGGTGCCGGGCACCAGCGAGAGCCGGGCCTACAGCTTCAGTTCCAAGCCAGGCGCGGAACAGGCGAGCTTCCTTATCCGCAATGTTCCCGGCGGCCTGATGAGCGGCTGGCTGTCGGATCAGGCGAAGGGCGGCGACCGGATGCGCTTCGCCGGCCCCAATGGCAGCTTCTTCCTGCGTCAGGTCGAACGGCCGCTGGTGATGCTGGCGGGAGGCACCGGACTGGCGCCGCTTCTCTCCATGCTGGAAATTCTGGCGGACCGAGGGACAGATCAGCCGATCCACCTGATCTACGGCGTGACCCATGACGGTGACCTGGTAGAGGTCGATCGGATCAACGCGCTGGCCGCGCGGCTGCCGACGATGACATGGGCAAGCTGCGTCGCGGACGAGGCAAGCGCACATCCGCTCAAGGGCTACGTCACCCACCATCTGAGCGACGACCATCTGAACGCCGGCGATTGCGACGTCTATCTCTGCGGTCCGCCGCCGATGGTCGAAGCGGTCCGGTTGTTCCTCAAGGACAAGGGCGTTGAGCCTGCGCACTTCTATTATGAAAAGTTCGCCGCCAGCGAACCGGTGCCGGCATGA
- the benB gene encoding benzoate 1,2-dioxygenase small subunit, whose amino-acid sequence MSTLTRITMEQVTAFLYREARLLDDRQWDEWLACYAPKAVFWMPAWDDDDQLVEDPQSHISLIYYPNREGLEDRVFRIKTERSSASMPEPRTSHFVSNVEIMEQRNEVVDLRFNWQTLSHRYKKTQSFFGTSFYTVDFSGDTPQITSKKVILKDDYIHQVIDIYHI is encoded by the coding sequence ATGAGCACGCTCACGCGCATCACGATGGAGCAGGTCACGGCCTTTCTCTATCGCGAAGCCCGGCTGCTGGACGACCGGCAGTGGGACGAATGGCTGGCCTGCTATGCGCCCAAGGCGGTATTCTGGATGCCTGCCTGGGACGATGACGACCAACTGGTCGAAGACCCGCAGAGCCACATTTCGCTGATCTACTATCCCAACCGCGAGGGTCTGGAAGATCGCGTCTTCCGCATCAAGACCGAACGGTCGAGCGCCAGCATGCCCGAACCGCGTACCTCCCATTTCGTCAGCAATGTCGAAATCATGGAGCAGCGGAATGAAGTTGTCGACCTACGGTTCAACTGGCAGACGCTCAGCCATCGTTACAAGAAGACGCAAAGCTTCTTCGGCACGTCCTTCTACACGGTCGATTTCAGCGGGGACACACCTCAGATCACATCGAAGAAGGTCATTTTGAAAGACGATTACATTCACCAAGTCATCGATATCTATCATATTTGA
- a CDS encoding Rieske 2Fe-2S domain-containing protein, with product MGMIDRIASAVVEDPANGIYRCRRDVFTDPAMFDLEMKHIFEGNWVFLAHESQIPEPNDYFTTWIGRKPVVITRDKNGELHGLINACAHRGAMLCRRKHGNKGSFTCPFHGWTFNNGGKLLKVKDGKTGDYPASFNTEGSHDMTRMARFENYRGFLFGSLKADVPSLEEHLSGTRAVIDQIVDGAPEGLEVLRGNSSYTFDGNWKLQMENGADGYHVSSVHWNYSATMGHRNYEADGTKTVDANGWSKSVGGIYAFENGHILLWTNLLNPEVRPIHAHREELEARLGKERAAPIIGQTRNLGLYPNVYLMDQFSTQIRVVRPISVDKTEITIYCFAAKGESAAERTLRIRQYEDFFNVSGMGTPDDLEEFRACQTGYAGADDLWNDLSRGAVHWINGPDENAVAIGLKPLLSGDRSEDEGLFVRQHEYWAQALTKGIGQAETAKEMGEVA from the coding sequence ATGGGCATGATTGATCGCATCGCCAGCGCCGTGGTCGAGGATCCGGCCAACGGCATTTATCGCTGCCGTCGGGACGTCTTTACCGACCCTGCGATGTTCGACCTGGAAATGAAGCATATTTTCGAGGGCAACTGGGTTTTTCTGGCGCATGAAAGCCAGATTCCGGAACCGAACGATTATTTCACCACCTGGATCGGCCGCAAGCCCGTCGTCATCACCCGTGATAAAAATGGCGAGCTTCATGGCCTCATCAACGCCTGCGCACATCGCGGCGCGATGCTGTGCCGCCGGAAGCATGGCAACAAGGGCAGTTTCACCTGCCCATTCCACGGCTGGACCTTCAACAACGGCGGCAAGCTGCTGAAGGTCAAGGACGGCAAGACCGGCGATTATCCGGCATCCTTCAATACCGAAGGATCGCATGACATGACGCGGATGGCACGCTTCGAAAATTACCGCGGCTTCCTGTTCGGCAGCCTGAAGGCGGACGTGCCCTCACTGGAGGAGCATCTGAGCGGGACGCGGGCCGTCATCGACCAGATCGTCGACGGCGCTCCCGAAGGTCTGGAAGTGTTGCGCGGCAATTCTTCCTATACCTTCGATGGCAACTGGAAGTTACAGATGGAAAATGGCGCGGATGGCTATCATGTCAGCTCCGTCCACTGGAACTATTCGGCTACCATGGGGCATCGGAACTATGAAGCCGACGGCACCAAGACTGTCGACGCCAATGGTTGGTCGAAGAGCGTGGGTGGCATCTATGCCTTCGAAAACGGACATATCCTGCTATGGACCAATTTGCTCAATCCCGAAGTGCGGCCGATTCATGCGCATCGTGAGGAGCTGGAAGCGCGGCTGGGCAAGGAGCGCGCCGCGCCGATCATCGGGCAGACGCGTAACCTTGGCCTTTATCCCAACGTCTATCTGATGGACCAGTTTTCGACGCAGATCCGCGTCGTGCGGCCGATCAGCGTCGATAAGACCGAAATCACCATCTATTGCTTCGCGGCCAAGGGCGAAAGCGCCGCCGAACGTACGCTGCGCATCCGTCAATATGAGGATTTCTTCAACGTCTCCGGCATGGGTACGCCCGATGATCTGGAGGAGTTCCGCGCCTGCCAGACCGGCTATGCGGGGGCGGACGATCTGTGGAACGACCTCAGCCGGGGGGCAGTGCACTGGATCAATGGGCCGGACGAAAACGCTGTCGCGATCGGGCTGAAGCCGCTGTTGAGCGGCGATCGCAGCGAGGATGAAGGGCTGTTCGTGCGCCAGCATGAATATTGGGCACAGGCCCTGACCAAAGGGATCGGCCAGGCCGAAACGGCCAAGGAAATGGGAGAGGTGGCATGA